Proteins from a single region of Dama dama isolate Ldn47 chromosome 14, ASM3311817v1, whole genome shotgun sequence:
- the TMEM81 gene encoding transmembrane protein 81, whose amino-acid sequence MKTLATSFILGSLVLAFCLPLVVTLPKTLAIPEKLQEAVGKVVVNATTCTVTCGLGFKEETVCEVGPDGVRRKCKSQRLECLTSWVCGMLHFTVLIGKEFKLSCLSPDILEIGQEAFRFTWRLARGIISTDDEVFKPFQASSYFIKFQSIQEYDSGTYRCDVQLLKNLRLVKRLYFGLRVLPPNLVNLNFHQSLTEHQKLVDEGLEVSLDNYSRPQPPPWRKKVAVAVGVGVAGGVTAGVLVSTALCGRLRAAHSSSSLETLQPLLPKGGMLRTPD is encoded by the coding sequence ATGAAGACTTTGGCCACTAGTTTCATCCTTGGGAGCCTGGTGTTGGCCTTCTGTCTACCTTTGGTGGTGACTTTACCTAAAACACTGGCCATCCCTGAGAAACTGCAAGAAGCTGTGGGGAAAGTTGTCGTCAATGCCACAACCTGTACCGTCACGTGTGGCCTTGGCTTTAAGGAAGAGACTGTCTGTGAGGTGGGCCCTGATGGAGTGAGAAGGAAGTGTAAGTCTCAGCGCCTGGAATGTCTGACCAGCTGGGTCTGCGGAATGCTCCATTTCACCGTTCTCATAGGGAAGGAGTTTAAGCTGAGCTGTCTGagtccagacatcctggagatcGGGCAGGAAGCTTTCCGATTCACCTGGAGACTTGCTCGGGGAATCATCTCAACTGATGATGAAGTCTTCAAACCCTTCCAAGCCAGTTCCTACTTTATAAAGTTTCAGTCCATCCAAGAGTATGACTCTGGGACCTACCGGTGTGATGTGCAGCTGTTAAAAAACTTGAGACTCGTCAAGAGGCTCTATTTTGGGCTGAGGGTCCTTCCTCCTAATTTGGTGAACCTGAATTTCCATCAGTCCCTCACTGAGCATCAGAAGTTGGTAGACGAGGGCCTGGAAGTGAGTCTGGACAACTACTCCAGGCCGCAGCCCCCACCGTGGAGGAAGAAGGTGGCCGTAGCTGTGGGAGTGGGCGTCGCCGGTGGCGTGACTGCTGGTGTGTTGGTGAGCACCGCCCTCTGTGGCAGGCTGCGGGCGGCCCACAGCAGTTCCAGCCTTGAGACCTTACAACCGTTGCTGCCCAAGGGTGGGATGCTCAGGACGCCAGACTAG
- the RBBP5 gene encoding retinoblastoma-binding protein 5 isoform X2: protein MNLELLESFGQNYPEEADGTLDCISMALTCTFNRWGTLLAVGCNDGRIVIWDFLTRGIAKIISAHIHPVCSLCWSRDGHKLVSASTDNIVSQWDVLSGDCDQRFRFPSPILKVQYHPRDQNKVLVCPMKSAPVMLTLSDSKHVVLPVDDDSDLNVVASFDRRGEYIYTGNAKGKILVLKTDSQDLVASFRVTTGTSNTTAIKSIEFARKGSCFLINTADRIIRVYDGREILTCGRDGEPEPMQKLQDLVNRTPWKKCCFSGDGEYIVAGSARQHALYIWEKSIGNLVKILHGTRGELLLDVAWHPVRPIIASISSGVVSIWAQNQVENWSAFAPDFKELDENVEYEERESEFDIEDEDKSEPEQTGADAAEDEEVDVTSVDPIAAFCSSDEELEDSKALLYLPIAPEVEDPEENPYGPPPDAVQTSLMDEGASSEKKRQSSADGSQPPKKKPKTTNIELQGVPNDEVHPLLGVKGDGKSKKKQAGRPKGSKGKEKDSPFKPKLYKGDRGLPLEGSAKGKVQAELSQPLTAGGAISELL, encoded by the exons AGTCCTTTGGGCAGAATTATCCAGAG gaaGCTGATGGAACTTTGGATTGTATCAGCATGGCCCTGACTTGCACCTTTAACAGGTGGGGCACGCTGCTTGCAGTTGGCTGTAATGATGGCCGAATCGTCATCTGGGATTTCCTGACAAGAGGCATTGCTAAAATAATTAGTGCACACATTCATCCAGTCTGTTCTTTATG cTGGAGTCGAGATGGTCATAAGCTCGTGAGCGCCTCCACTGACAACATAGTGTCCCAGTGGGATGTCCTTTCAGGCGACTGCGACCAGAGGTTTCGATTTCCTTCACCCATCTTAAAAGTCCAGTATCATCCGCGAGATCA gaaCAAGGTTCTCGTGTGTCCCATGAAATCTGCTCCTGTCATGTTGACCCTTTCAGATTCCAAACATGTCGTTCTGCCTGTAGACGATGACTCCGATTTGAACGTGGTTGCATCTTTTGATAGGCGAGGAGAATATATCTATAcaggaaatgcaaaaggcaag ATTTTGGTCCTAAAAACCGATTCTCAGGATCTTGTTGCTTCCTTCAGAGTAACAACTGGAACAAGCAATACAACAGCCATTAAGTCAATAGAGTTTGCCCGGAAGGGGAG TTGCTTTTTAATTAACACAGCAGATCGAATCATCAGAGTTTATGATGGTAGAGAAATCTTAACCTGTGGAAGAGATGGAGAGCCTGAACCCATGCAGAAACTGCAGGACTTGGTGAATAG GACCCCGTGGAAGAAGTGTTGTTTCTCTGGGGATGGGGAGTACATAGTGGCAGGGTCCGCCCGGCAGCACGCCCTGTACATCTGGGAGAAGAGCATCGGCAACCTGGTGAAGATCCTCCACGGGACCAGAGGAGAGCTCCTCCTGGACGTAGCT TGGCATCCTGTTCGACCCATCATAGCGTCCATTTCTAGTGGAGTCGTATCTATCTGGGCACAAAATCAAGTA GAAAACTGGAGTGCATTTGCGCCAGACTTCAAAGAATTGGATGAAAATGTAGAATATGAAGAAAGGGAATCAGAGTTTGATATTGAAGATGAAGATAAGAGTGAGCCTGAACAGACAG gggctgacgctgcggagGACGAGGAGGTGGATGTCACCAGCGTGGACCCCATCGCAGCCTTCTGCAGCAG TGATGAAGAACTGGAAGATTCAAAGGCTCTATTATATTTACCCATTGCCCCTGAGGTAGAAGACCCAGAAGAAAATCCTTATGGCCCCCCACCGGATGCAGTCCAAACCTCCTTGATGGACGAAGGGGCTAGTTCAGAGAAGAAGAGGCAGTCTTCAGCAGATGGGTCCCAGCCACCTAAGAAGAAACCCAAAACAACCAATATTGAACTGCAAGGAGTACCAAATGATG AAGTCCATCCACTACTGGGTGTGAAGGGGGATGGCAAATCCAAGAAGAAGCAAGCAGGCCGGCCTAAAGGATCAAAAGGTAAAGAGAAAGATTCTCCATTTAAACCGAAACTCTACAAAGGGGACAGAGGTTTACCTCTGGAAGGATCAGCGAAGGGTAAAGTGCAGGCGGAGCTCAGCCAGCCCTTGACAG CAGGAGGAGCAATCTCAGAACTGTTATGA
- the RBBP5 gene encoding retinoblastoma-binding protein 5 isoform X5, with product MNLELLESFGQNYPEEADGTLDCISMALTCTFNRWGTLLAVGCNDGRIVIWDFLTRGIAKIISAHIHPVCSLCWSRDGHKLVSASTDNIVSQWDVLSGDCDQRFRFPSPILKVQYHPRDQNKVLVCPMKSAPVMLTLSDSKHVVLPVDDDSDLNVVASFDRRGEYIYTGNAKGKILVLKTDSQDLVASFRVTTGTSNTTAIKSIEFARKGSCFLINTADRIIRVYDGREILTCGRDGEPEPMQKLQDLVNRTPWKKCCFSGDGEYIVAGSARQHALYIWEKSIGNLVKILHGTRGELLLDVAWHPVRPIIASISSGVVSIWAQNQVENWSAFAPDFKELDENVEYEERESEFDIEDEDKSEPEQTGADAAEDEEVDVTSVDPIAAFCSSDEELEDSKALLYLPIAPEVEDPEENPYGPPPDAVQTSLMDEGASSEKKRQSSADGSQPPKKKPKTTNIELQGVPNDEVHPLLGVKGDGKSKKKQAGRPKGSKAGGAISELL from the exons AGTCCTTTGGGCAGAATTATCCAGAG gaaGCTGATGGAACTTTGGATTGTATCAGCATGGCCCTGACTTGCACCTTTAACAGGTGGGGCACGCTGCTTGCAGTTGGCTGTAATGATGGCCGAATCGTCATCTGGGATTTCCTGACAAGAGGCATTGCTAAAATAATTAGTGCACACATTCATCCAGTCTGTTCTTTATG cTGGAGTCGAGATGGTCATAAGCTCGTGAGCGCCTCCACTGACAACATAGTGTCCCAGTGGGATGTCCTTTCAGGCGACTGCGACCAGAGGTTTCGATTTCCTTCACCCATCTTAAAAGTCCAGTATCATCCGCGAGATCA gaaCAAGGTTCTCGTGTGTCCCATGAAATCTGCTCCTGTCATGTTGACCCTTTCAGATTCCAAACATGTCGTTCTGCCTGTAGACGATGACTCCGATTTGAACGTGGTTGCATCTTTTGATAGGCGAGGAGAATATATCTATAcaggaaatgcaaaaggcaag ATTTTGGTCCTAAAAACCGATTCTCAGGATCTTGTTGCTTCCTTCAGAGTAACAACTGGAACAAGCAATACAACAGCCATTAAGTCAATAGAGTTTGCCCGGAAGGGGAG TTGCTTTTTAATTAACACAGCAGATCGAATCATCAGAGTTTATGATGGTAGAGAAATCTTAACCTGTGGAAGAGATGGAGAGCCTGAACCCATGCAGAAACTGCAGGACTTGGTGAATAG GACCCCGTGGAAGAAGTGTTGTTTCTCTGGGGATGGGGAGTACATAGTGGCAGGGTCCGCCCGGCAGCACGCCCTGTACATCTGGGAGAAGAGCATCGGCAACCTGGTGAAGATCCTCCACGGGACCAGAGGAGAGCTCCTCCTGGACGTAGCT TGGCATCCTGTTCGACCCATCATAGCGTCCATTTCTAGTGGAGTCGTATCTATCTGGGCACAAAATCAAGTA GAAAACTGGAGTGCATTTGCGCCAGACTTCAAAGAATTGGATGAAAATGTAGAATATGAAGAAAGGGAATCAGAGTTTGATATTGAAGATGAAGATAAGAGTGAGCCTGAACAGACAG gggctgacgctgcggagGACGAGGAGGTGGATGTCACCAGCGTGGACCCCATCGCAGCCTTCTGCAGCAG TGATGAAGAACTGGAAGATTCAAAGGCTCTATTATATTTACCCATTGCCCCTGAGGTAGAAGACCCAGAAGAAAATCCTTATGGCCCCCCACCGGATGCAGTCCAAACCTCCTTGATGGACGAAGGGGCTAGTTCAGAGAAGAAGAGGCAGTCTTCAGCAGATGGGTCCCAGCCACCTAAGAAGAAACCCAAAACAACCAATATTGAACTGCAAGGAGTACCAAATGATG AAGTCCATCCACTACTGGGTGTGAAGGGGGATGGCAAATCCAAGAAGAAGCAAGCAGGCCGGCCTAAAGGATCAAAAG CAGGAGGAGCAATCTCAGAACTGTTATGA
- the RBBP5 gene encoding retinoblastoma-binding protein 5 isoform X1, with protein MNLELLESFGQNYPEEADGTLDCISMALTCTFNRWGTLLAVGCNDGRIVIWDFLTRGIAKIISAHIHPVCSLCWSRDGHKLVSASTDNIVSQWDVLSGDCDQRFRFPSPILKVQYHPRDQNKVLVCPMKSAPVMLTLSDSKHVVLPVDDDSDLNVVASFDRRGEYIYTGNAKGKILVLKTDSQDLVASFRVTTGTSNTTAIKSIEFARKGSCFLINTADRIIRVYDGREILTCGRDGEPEPMQKLQDLVNRTPWKKCCFSGDGEYIVAGSARQHALYIWEKSIGNLVKILHGTRGELLLDVAWHPVRPIIASISSGVVSIWAQNQVENWSAFAPDFKELDENVEYEERESEFDIEDEDKSEPEQTGADAAEDEEVDVTSVDPIAAFCSSDEELEDSKALLYLPIAPEVEDPEENPYGPPPDAVQTSLMDEGASSEKKRQSSADGSQPPKKKPKTTNIELQGVPNDEVHPLLGVKGDGKSKKKQAGRPKGSKGKEKDSPFKPKLYKGDRGLPLEGSAKGKVQAELSQPLTGDTWKTNRAPVEVTSHLESGARKFFAVKQLVSVG; from the exons AGTCCTTTGGGCAGAATTATCCAGAG gaaGCTGATGGAACTTTGGATTGTATCAGCATGGCCCTGACTTGCACCTTTAACAGGTGGGGCACGCTGCTTGCAGTTGGCTGTAATGATGGCCGAATCGTCATCTGGGATTTCCTGACAAGAGGCATTGCTAAAATAATTAGTGCACACATTCATCCAGTCTGTTCTTTATG cTGGAGTCGAGATGGTCATAAGCTCGTGAGCGCCTCCACTGACAACATAGTGTCCCAGTGGGATGTCCTTTCAGGCGACTGCGACCAGAGGTTTCGATTTCCTTCACCCATCTTAAAAGTCCAGTATCATCCGCGAGATCA gaaCAAGGTTCTCGTGTGTCCCATGAAATCTGCTCCTGTCATGTTGACCCTTTCAGATTCCAAACATGTCGTTCTGCCTGTAGACGATGACTCCGATTTGAACGTGGTTGCATCTTTTGATAGGCGAGGAGAATATATCTATAcaggaaatgcaaaaggcaag ATTTTGGTCCTAAAAACCGATTCTCAGGATCTTGTTGCTTCCTTCAGAGTAACAACTGGAACAAGCAATACAACAGCCATTAAGTCAATAGAGTTTGCCCGGAAGGGGAG TTGCTTTTTAATTAACACAGCAGATCGAATCATCAGAGTTTATGATGGTAGAGAAATCTTAACCTGTGGAAGAGATGGAGAGCCTGAACCCATGCAGAAACTGCAGGACTTGGTGAATAG GACCCCGTGGAAGAAGTGTTGTTTCTCTGGGGATGGGGAGTACATAGTGGCAGGGTCCGCCCGGCAGCACGCCCTGTACATCTGGGAGAAGAGCATCGGCAACCTGGTGAAGATCCTCCACGGGACCAGAGGAGAGCTCCTCCTGGACGTAGCT TGGCATCCTGTTCGACCCATCATAGCGTCCATTTCTAGTGGAGTCGTATCTATCTGGGCACAAAATCAAGTA GAAAACTGGAGTGCATTTGCGCCAGACTTCAAAGAATTGGATGAAAATGTAGAATATGAAGAAAGGGAATCAGAGTTTGATATTGAAGATGAAGATAAGAGTGAGCCTGAACAGACAG gggctgacgctgcggagGACGAGGAGGTGGATGTCACCAGCGTGGACCCCATCGCAGCCTTCTGCAGCAG TGATGAAGAACTGGAAGATTCAAAGGCTCTATTATATTTACCCATTGCCCCTGAGGTAGAAGACCCAGAAGAAAATCCTTATGGCCCCCCACCGGATGCAGTCCAAACCTCCTTGATGGACGAAGGGGCTAGTTCAGAGAAGAAGAGGCAGTCTTCAGCAGATGGGTCCCAGCCACCTAAGAAGAAACCCAAAACAACCAATATTGAACTGCAAGGAGTACCAAATGATG AAGTCCATCCACTACTGGGTGTGAAGGGGGATGGCAAATCCAAGAAGAAGCAAGCAGGCCGGCCTAAAGGATCAAAAGGTAAAGAGAAAGATTCTCCATTTAAACCGAAACTCTACAAAGGGGACAGAGGTTTACCTCTGGAAGGATCAGCGAAGGGTAAAGTGCAGGCGGAGCTCAGCCAGCCCTTGACAG GGGACACTTGGAAGACTAATAGAGCGCCAGTAGAAGTAACTAGCCATCTGGAATCTGGGGCTCGAAAATTCTTCGCTGTCAAACAGCTCGTCAGTGTTGGATAG
- the RBBP5 gene encoding retinoblastoma-binding protein 5 isoform X4, protein MNLELLESFGQNYPEEADGTLDCISMALTCTFNRWGTLLAVGCNDGRIVIWDFLTRGIAKIISAHIHPVCSLCWSRDGHKLVSASTDNIVSQWDVLSGDCDQRFRFPSPILKVQYHPRDQNKVLVCPMKSAPVMLTLSDSKHVVLPVDDDSDLNVVASFDRRGEYIYTGNAKGKILVLKTDSQDLVASFRVTTGTSNTTAIKSIEFARKGSCFLINTADRIIRVYDGREILTCGRDGEPEPMQKLQDLVNRTPWKKCCFSGDGEYIVAGSARQHALYIWEKSIGNLVKILHGTRGELLLDVAWHPVRPIIASISSGVVSIWAQNQVENWSAFAPDFKELDENVEYEERESEFDIEDEDKSEPEQTGADAAEDEEVDVTSVDPIAAFCSSDEELEDSKALLYLPIAPEVEDPEENPYGPPPDAVQTSLMDEGASSEKKRQSSADGSQPPKKKPKTTNIELQGVPNDEVHPLLGVKGDGKSKKKQAGRPKGSKGDTWKTNRAPVEVTSHLESGARKFFAVKQLVSVG, encoded by the exons AGTCCTTTGGGCAGAATTATCCAGAG gaaGCTGATGGAACTTTGGATTGTATCAGCATGGCCCTGACTTGCACCTTTAACAGGTGGGGCACGCTGCTTGCAGTTGGCTGTAATGATGGCCGAATCGTCATCTGGGATTTCCTGACAAGAGGCATTGCTAAAATAATTAGTGCACACATTCATCCAGTCTGTTCTTTATG cTGGAGTCGAGATGGTCATAAGCTCGTGAGCGCCTCCACTGACAACATAGTGTCCCAGTGGGATGTCCTTTCAGGCGACTGCGACCAGAGGTTTCGATTTCCTTCACCCATCTTAAAAGTCCAGTATCATCCGCGAGATCA gaaCAAGGTTCTCGTGTGTCCCATGAAATCTGCTCCTGTCATGTTGACCCTTTCAGATTCCAAACATGTCGTTCTGCCTGTAGACGATGACTCCGATTTGAACGTGGTTGCATCTTTTGATAGGCGAGGAGAATATATCTATAcaggaaatgcaaaaggcaag ATTTTGGTCCTAAAAACCGATTCTCAGGATCTTGTTGCTTCCTTCAGAGTAACAACTGGAACAAGCAATACAACAGCCATTAAGTCAATAGAGTTTGCCCGGAAGGGGAG TTGCTTTTTAATTAACACAGCAGATCGAATCATCAGAGTTTATGATGGTAGAGAAATCTTAACCTGTGGAAGAGATGGAGAGCCTGAACCCATGCAGAAACTGCAGGACTTGGTGAATAG GACCCCGTGGAAGAAGTGTTGTTTCTCTGGGGATGGGGAGTACATAGTGGCAGGGTCCGCCCGGCAGCACGCCCTGTACATCTGGGAGAAGAGCATCGGCAACCTGGTGAAGATCCTCCACGGGACCAGAGGAGAGCTCCTCCTGGACGTAGCT TGGCATCCTGTTCGACCCATCATAGCGTCCATTTCTAGTGGAGTCGTATCTATCTGGGCACAAAATCAAGTA GAAAACTGGAGTGCATTTGCGCCAGACTTCAAAGAATTGGATGAAAATGTAGAATATGAAGAAAGGGAATCAGAGTTTGATATTGAAGATGAAGATAAGAGTGAGCCTGAACAGACAG gggctgacgctgcggagGACGAGGAGGTGGATGTCACCAGCGTGGACCCCATCGCAGCCTTCTGCAGCAG TGATGAAGAACTGGAAGATTCAAAGGCTCTATTATATTTACCCATTGCCCCTGAGGTAGAAGACCCAGAAGAAAATCCTTATGGCCCCCCACCGGATGCAGTCCAAACCTCCTTGATGGACGAAGGGGCTAGTTCAGAGAAGAAGAGGCAGTCTTCAGCAGATGGGTCCCAGCCACCTAAGAAGAAACCCAAAACAACCAATATTGAACTGCAAGGAGTACCAAATGATG AAGTCCATCCACTACTGGGTGTGAAGGGGGATGGCAAATCCAAGAAGAAGCAAGCAGGCCGGCCTAAAGGATCAAAAG GGGACACTTGGAAGACTAATAGAGCGCCAGTAGAAGTAACTAGCCATCTGGAATCTGGGGCTCGAAAATTCTTCGCTGTCAAACAGCTCGTCAGTGTTGGATAG
- the RBBP5 gene encoding retinoblastoma-binding protein 5 isoform X3 yields the protein MALTCTFNRWGTLLAVGCNDGRIVIWDFLTRGIAKIISAHIHPVCSLCWSRDGHKLVSASTDNIVSQWDVLSGDCDQRFRFPSPILKVQYHPRDQNKVLVCPMKSAPVMLTLSDSKHVVLPVDDDSDLNVVASFDRRGEYIYTGNAKGKILVLKTDSQDLVASFRVTTGTSNTTAIKSIEFARKGSCFLINTADRIIRVYDGREILTCGRDGEPEPMQKLQDLVNRTPWKKCCFSGDGEYIVAGSARQHALYIWEKSIGNLVKILHGTRGELLLDVAWHPVRPIIASISSGVVSIWAQNQVENWSAFAPDFKELDENVEYEERESEFDIEDEDKSEPEQTGADAAEDEEVDVTSVDPIAAFCSSDEELEDSKALLYLPIAPEVEDPEENPYGPPPDAVQTSLMDEGASSEKKRQSSADGSQPPKKKPKTTNIELQGVPNDEVHPLLGVKGDGKSKKKQAGRPKGSKGKEKDSPFKPKLYKGDRGLPLEGSAKGKVQAELSQPLTGDTWKTNRAPVEVTSHLESGARKFFAVKQLVSVG from the exons ATGGCCCTGACTTGCACCTTTAACAGGTGGGGCACGCTGCTTGCAGTTGGCTGTAATGATGGCCGAATCGTCATCTGGGATTTCCTGACAAGAGGCATTGCTAAAATAATTAGTGCACACATTCATCCAGTCTGTTCTTTATG cTGGAGTCGAGATGGTCATAAGCTCGTGAGCGCCTCCACTGACAACATAGTGTCCCAGTGGGATGTCCTTTCAGGCGACTGCGACCAGAGGTTTCGATTTCCTTCACCCATCTTAAAAGTCCAGTATCATCCGCGAGATCA gaaCAAGGTTCTCGTGTGTCCCATGAAATCTGCTCCTGTCATGTTGACCCTTTCAGATTCCAAACATGTCGTTCTGCCTGTAGACGATGACTCCGATTTGAACGTGGTTGCATCTTTTGATAGGCGAGGAGAATATATCTATAcaggaaatgcaaaaggcaag ATTTTGGTCCTAAAAACCGATTCTCAGGATCTTGTTGCTTCCTTCAGAGTAACAACTGGAACAAGCAATACAACAGCCATTAAGTCAATAGAGTTTGCCCGGAAGGGGAG TTGCTTTTTAATTAACACAGCAGATCGAATCATCAGAGTTTATGATGGTAGAGAAATCTTAACCTGTGGAAGAGATGGAGAGCCTGAACCCATGCAGAAACTGCAGGACTTGGTGAATAG GACCCCGTGGAAGAAGTGTTGTTTCTCTGGGGATGGGGAGTACATAGTGGCAGGGTCCGCCCGGCAGCACGCCCTGTACATCTGGGAGAAGAGCATCGGCAACCTGGTGAAGATCCTCCACGGGACCAGAGGAGAGCTCCTCCTGGACGTAGCT TGGCATCCTGTTCGACCCATCATAGCGTCCATTTCTAGTGGAGTCGTATCTATCTGGGCACAAAATCAAGTA GAAAACTGGAGTGCATTTGCGCCAGACTTCAAAGAATTGGATGAAAATGTAGAATATGAAGAAAGGGAATCAGAGTTTGATATTGAAGATGAAGATAAGAGTGAGCCTGAACAGACAG gggctgacgctgcggagGACGAGGAGGTGGATGTCACCAGCGTGGACCCCATCGCAGCCTTCTGCAGCAG TGATGAAGAACTGGAAGATTCAAAGGCTCTATTATATTTACCCATTGCCCCTGAGGTAGAAGACCCAGAAGAAAATCCTTATGGCCCCCCACCGGATGCAGTCCAAACCTCCTTGATGGACGAAGGGGCTAGTTCAGAGAAGAAGAGGCAGTCTTCAGCAGATGGGTCCCAGCCACCTAAGAAGAAACCCAAAACAACCAATATTGAACTGCAAGGAGTACCAAATGATG AAGTCCATCCACTACTGGGTGTGAAGGGGGATGGCAAATCCAAGAAGAAGCAAGCAGGCCGGCCTAAAGGATCAAAAGGTAAAGAGAAAGATTCTCCATTTAAACCGAAACTCTACAAAGGGGACAGAGGTTTACCTCTGGAAGGATCAGCGAAGGGTAAAGTGCAGGCGGAGCTCAGCCAGCCCTTGACAG GGGACACTTGGAAGACTAATAGAGCGCCAGTAGAAGTAACTAGCCATCTGGAATCTGGGGCTCGAAAATTCTTCGCTGTCAAACAGCTCGTCAGTGTTGGATAG